The DNA region TACTTCCGCATGCGAGTAAAGAGCGCATGTTCACACGAAGAACGTATTTGTGCACACAAAGAAGAcgcgcagccgagtgagaggggaaagattacagcttggctagcttagctccaacgtcttgacaaagacagtacaatgacatataatacatgtttttgaattGTTATTTTGGGACTCaaagggtatttaggggtacttaaagggttaattctgatatACACGGAAATTCGCGTGgcatcgccagcgtaggaacagaactcgttcgtaacccggggactgccTGTAGCTAATTCTTTACCTAGCTTTAAAGACAGCATTGATTGAACACACCGGcatgatcataggacttccgactgcaagtttgtgtggtcatgtgactgtattatgtctgattggtatattggagtcatgtgattgtcTCAATGTTGAAACTgcttctctggcaaaaatacagtaaaatgtaatatttatggTAAAAATACCCTTCGGAGtaccgtattgacccgaatataagacggccctgattataagacgaccccctctttttcaagactcaaagtttgaaaaaaggctTTTCGAAcaccaatttatttttttatacagaaaataattacagtacatccgaaacaaatgattataacaatatatttgagagaaaaatcatgttattttgcctcattcaaatcttaatatttgaacatttaaatatgtaaactaaagtgcaatcacattcgtaaatgaatggcttctggtttttgaaatgtaaataaaccaatctattgtgataaaacaacaaattgccAAATTTGccataaccatcaaagtgaaggctaactgtaactgtagtcttgaaacatctgaagaaggaaaaacactgcaataaaataatgctaactgattactaaaaagagtagctgagatctgtcatggcagaacatcgcttcaatgatatctggtgccatctagcgtcgtgaatggggagagtagctgagatctgtcatgacagaacatcgcttcaatggtatcttgcgccatctagcgtcgtgaatgggtataatgtctagaccgcaaatataagacgaccccctcttttttagtgttatttcaatgcaaaaaaacaccgtcttatattcgggccaatacggtacatttttctcaaaaagttactcaagtaaatttaaaggcataaatgaatgtgtttactacccacctctgctcgcAAGTCAAGGTAACACTCCCCGTACTCACCATGTCGTATTCTTTTTTGTTACAGCATTCCATGGACCTACGCACCTTATGTGCTTTACGGGACTTTGTTGGCGGTCGTTTGCATTTCCAGAGTGTTTGTCTTGGCCCACTTTCCACACCAGGTGTTTACAGGTTCCATTGCAGGTTTGAGCACCTTGTAGTCATTTGCTTTCCATTGTCGCTTTTTAAAATACATATTGAACTGACAAATACTGTACAGACGTTGTTAACAAGTGGCGTGTGTGCAAATTGATCTGATAAATATTGACTTTGTTTCATCTGCGTAAAAGGTCTTCTATTAGGAATTTACCTGCTCCGCAGGGTGCCGGAAAGGCGCCCGTTACAGTTCTTCATGGCCCTCACCTCGTCTTTAATGATTGGCACGCTGGCGCTGAACGCCGCACTACGGACGATGGGCGTAGATCTTTCCTGGTGAGTCATGTTCAGTGGCCTATTAATTAGTTCGCAAAACAATGTTTAAGATTACAGAGACGTCAAAAATCAGCAGCTATTCAATCAGCCATAATATTTTGTTCAATAAGGCGCTGAGGAGCGATGTGTATACATCCCTAAAATATACCTACCAAACTGTGATCCATTCACAAATAACGGAGGGGTGGATAAGAATGAccagcctttaaaaaaaattaaatataataatgataataatacattttatttctagagcgcttttcagatacacaaagacgcttaaatatatacatatatatggaatggaattttattatcatcatcggtatcattgacaatcattgacaattacaaaatgtgatatgatttgcccgaaggaaccgaagaagacaaatatatataaatatatatatgtgtaatgATGAAAAGTAAATGATTGTTGCTAGGAAGAACCTGCATGTCCCCAAAGCAAAACTTGACCAGAAATGAAAGATATTTGAGCCAatctaaaatcttttttttcacctAATAGGTCTATGGCACTGGCTAAAAAATGGTGCAAACACAGCGAGTGGGTTCGGCCTGATGTGGCCACGCTCACCTCCTTGTCCCGGGACTGCGGGGCCCTGCTGGGCATGGGCTTGGCCCAACACTGGAAGCCCGGCGGTTGGCAACTGGCTCGGGGTCCACAGGCTTTGTCCCTGGTGCTGTCATACATCGCCCTGTACTTTGTGTGCAGCGCACCGCTACCGCTGAGATCGCCGGTCCTCTACTACACCCTCTTTTCTGTCAAGTTCACCTTGGTGCCTCTAATTGTGGTGATGGTTCCCGGACTGGTTCACCTTATGATGCGCAAGATTAAGCGGAACTAGATGCTTTGAACTTTACCTTCTCAACAAGGATTTCTATGCTaaattgtgtttgtttgttttcatagAGATGATCGCACACAGGAAGGTTTTATTTAGATCACGTACAAATTTTAACTGAAAGCTTTACAGGTGAAATCAGATTGGCCTTTTTTAAACTTGAATGCATATAACTAACTGTTGTTAGGTGTCACGCTCACTTCATGACACCAAATGTGAACAGCATGATGAAGAGGAGCGTTTGATGACTAATTTCGAATTGAACCAGAAAATAATTGGTGGATCAAacacctgtttttgtttttttgttgttgctaaaATCTCACTCGGACATGTTCATTGAAAACTTTGAGAAGGTCAGTATAGTTCACCTGGACTGGAGGAAATCTTAGATTAAACCTTAACTGAGGCTGTTGCGTTGACTGATAATATGTATTTTCTTAGTTTGGTGCTGGAATGACAGTgccccaaattgtttttttgggtttgataaaggttttttgtatttaatcatatttatctaaaataAAATGTGGTTTCAAAGACTGGACTGCGGTTTTAAAATTGTACTCTTAAAAAATATAGATAGCCTATTCATTCATCTTAAAGCTTATTGCATATAACTTAAGTGTTGATGCTAAAGTCTAGAGGCCACACACAAAACGACTGCATGTTTCTTTGCATGAGTTACAAATGCAACATGTATCAACCTTTTTTGGGCAcgggaccagtgttgtttttggcagcccttttcattttcgtctTAAGTCTTTTAGACTAGTCGTCAAATAATATttaagtcatctcaaaatgtgttgttgacaaatttcgtctagttttagtcgctgTTACTTAAAATGTTTTCCTCTGTAAATTAAAACAATTTACTCCAACAATAAGGTTTTcaaatatttcaaatgaacaatgacagacaaacacatattgtagcgtctatctacaaggacaatgccaacttaataatacacgcagtaggaaaacagtacattattttcaattaattataccaagAGGTGGGTACTAACTCGTTACATATAGTctgttatatttaaatttacaacgcaactcttactccgctactttggctaaacaagagttgttacatttttcctctttatacttcgtattagatttatttattttcagctagtgatgccaagagtagctctaccaatttcaccaatgagacatcgcaacaatcaggggtgaaagtgggccagaacggtcagggacgcagttccggtataagattcagagccggaatgccgttccggtacacggtgctttgattccgaaaatatgacggcaactgtcaaaactctatgttaaaaaaataaaaataaaaaatgataagATGCCACgcgtgcatttcatctccaaaaagaaaacaatctaacaacagatttacatacacaagtgttaacaagcataataaattgcTTGTCGCGTaatcgtttccaccaatatttcttattttattccacggacggaatgtgatcagcagagatagtcagCTCTgtgtggttcaaatgtgcatgttttctggaacagcaaaaaaaggttgttcaaattgatgtgacaaaaaaagggcaatgcaacataaaatggatcaaatctttaaagcaaaagagttgaggaggattTTTTATCataattagttttatttgcccTGATGAGGAGGTTCCGAAcattttagctgtcaatgtgcactttggacttatatttgttcatttatgttaggctacatattcatttccttataatttaaaaaagtcaatgtttgcacaatcttcaaaatatattccatttcactctgcatgatataagtcatttgtactcatTTTTCTGAGTGTGCTACTAATATCGTTATTATTAAAAAAGGGGGGGAAAGTAAATATTTACATCACtttacttcaattttaatatacatcctatgttcttaagtagttgaaattgagatttggcatttagtatgtgaggaactgagcgcaaataaaaattagatggaggttggggttattgctgttttaacttttattttgcaagtcattgaaaaaatacaattttgaatgaaaatcagtttttttatgtgttatagaaataactatgCTAaaggttttctttgcatttcagtagtttgagGTTTGACCCGCcctctaaaaaaaattaaagaaaaaataaaataaaatttctggctctggCAACCTTCACGTCAGGGAGTTGCGGCAAGAAATTTTCACCCCTGGCAACAAttttcacatgactccattataccagacacaagcttgcagttctatgatcacgccagcctgttcaatcacgtgatgtctttaaagcaccgtaaaaagaaGTAAtctacatagagcgctgccctcaacatgactcgaaagtgcaaATTTTAACCTCCCCCAGTTTATTTGGCAATGATTGACCATAGAAAACAGAtacgatccttttaatttcataaaagtaactcaagaactattcactattcaaattaggaactattttctccacgaaagggcactcatgctctttggacaaataatgcttcattttcttgtcatttttttattttctcgcCGGAATTAGGTGAGggtatttttgtatttctttggtttAATGTGGTTTTGTAATGGGTTATCGtatagtatcattataacaacagttcatatagataactttctgCTGAGCAAAAAATACcatgacttgagtattcttttcaccaaatacctttttacttgtacttgagtacattttgtggatgactacttttacttgagtaatattgttttgaagtaacgctactcttacttgagtaaaatttttggataCTCTACCCACCGGACACcataatttaaagatttaataatttaaatttaaagaGGACGCTTCACGTTAACATTGGCTCAATTCTAACGTGAACACAAATGCTATGATAATGCTTCGAGTTACATTGAGTGTGATGAtcactaaagcaacattgcatattccctttggccaagaaaacaatgCATGgaccccaggggtgaaagtagttagaatttcttgccggaactccccaacgtgaaggtcgccaaatAGCCAGAAATGGCTAtttggctattatttatttttttttttgaaatgcaaagaaaactgttttggtcagttatttctataacacatacaaaaactaattttcaatcaaaatgtatttttttcaatgatttgcaaaataaaaaataacaaaaacagctataaccccaacctccatctcctaatttttattttccctcatttcctcacatactaaatgccaaatctcaattttaactacttaagaacataggatgtatattgaaatcgaaaataatgtaaacatttacttaaaatttttttttttttttttttttaaataataaagatataagtaaaatacattcggaaaaataaatacaaatgacttgtattccatttcactctgcataatatattttgaacatcgcgcaaacattgactttttaaaatcataagtAAATGAATAAGtaacctaacataaatgaaaaaatataagtccaaagtgcacattgacagctaaaatgTTCTGAACCCATccaagcaaataaaacaatatgatAACTAAaccaccttaactctttccttgctctttttttttttttttttgcacatttgaaccagtcagagctaactatctctggtgattaCATGTCAGTGTTAGtcaattgaacagataaatgagtccaggaattttgctttgctgcgtgcattcacacattgacgtgactcgtcatcgtgagactccgataactgcaacagctggggaaacctccatggcgtccgtggaataaaataaataataaatatcggtggaaactgattacgctacacaagcactttattatgcttgttgttaatctGTATGTAatctgtatgtaaatctgattttggtagattgttttcttcttagagatgaaatgcatgtgtggcagctttgtattttcttttaacacagcgttttgacagttgccatcatattttcggaatcaaagcaccatataccggaacagcgttccggccctgaatcttataccggaactatgttccggccctgaatcataTACCGGaattgcgttcctgaccgttcccgcccactttcaccccgatGGACCCTGGAGACGACACACTGGTGATTtgggggcgcagcacgtcatgagtgacacaaccagacactgctacgattcaTGCTAACTACCCAAAAAATGtcccacattgtgaacatgtgatggaCGAACTCGTCAGactaaaactggcattcgtctggttgttttagtcttccaaaacacgtttttagctcattgtCTCGTCATGAAAAATGTTCATTGATGAAATATTGTCATCTTTTATGAAACCACACTGGCACAGACTTGTATTTTTCTAAAGGAAATGCTTCATTCTGAGTGAATTTCTGTTCAGTGCAAGTCGTCAAGAGTAACGTTATACTATAAATAAGACTGCTGctctcgacgtccaatccatttatgaCCGTCATTCACCCCTCTCAGTGGTTTTAGTCTTCCAAAACTCGTTTTTAACTCATCGTCTCATAATGAAAAATGTTCATTGATGAAATATTGTCATCTTTAATGAAACCACATaggtttggacttatattttctAAAGGAAAGGTTTCATTCCGAGTGAATTTTTGTTCAGTGCGAGTCGTCAAGAGTAACGTTATACTATAAATAAgactattttatatatatatatatatatatatatatatatctagacgtcaaatccatttacgACTGTCATTCACCCCTTTGTCAAAAagtattgaacatacattgtcaATGCccttgaaacatgagcattctttTCTATTCCTGCAACATTTTCAATAAGGAATAATGTATTTCAAACAAACCTGTTGCACAGTAAAACTTCCATCCTAAAAGCAAATCAATACATCTAATCTACTGTATCTCCTTGTCAGTGTCTCATAAGCACCATAGAAAGCACGTTAGACCAGGGGCATAATTTAGGGGGGGGGTGACAGCACCTGGGGCTCTGAGGGACCCGGTTTGCGGGTTTAAAGTGGGCGTGGTTGGGGAGAGGTGAGGGTCAAacaaaggtaagatgatgcacGGAGCTGCAATATAGTGTTtataagtgttaaaatatctgcTAGCTGAATGTCTGGTGGGGcccacccaaaaaaattacTCTTGCACCCCACACACCGGACGTTGGTTTTGAGGTGCCTGCACAAGTAGCACCCATAACCACTTGTTTAGGGGTCAAGGGCCCTGCTCACATTTGTTCTGCCATTGTGTTAGA from Corythoichthys intestinalis isolate RoL2023-P3 chromosome 21, ASM3026506v1, whole genome shotgun sequence includes:
- the g6pc3 gene encoding glucose-6-phosphatase 3 isoform X1; translation: MDCLHKYGVWIAEILQLRTKSLEPLWLFITEAGGPKAAFFIVFPCTYFFCRRTGLAVLWVAALTEWLNLMLKSVLFGERPFWWIPESHIFANKLPKLEQYSSTCENGPGSPSGHAMVTAAVWYVVASSLHSYLYRRNCSIPWTYAPYVLYGTLLAVVCISRVFVLAHFPHQVFTGSIAGLLLGIYLLRRVPERRPLQFFMALTSSLMIGTLALNAALRTMGVDLSWSMALAKKWCKHSEWVRPDVATLTSLSRDCGALLGMGLAQHWKPGGWQLARGPQALSLVLSYIALYFVCSAPLPLRSPVLYYTLFSVKFTLVPLIVVMVPGLVHLMMRKIKRN
- the g6pc3 gene encoding glucose-6-phosphatase 3 isoform X3; amino-acid sequence: MGSLGNHHSGHNLSALHVSVLFGERPFWWIPESHIFANKLPKLEQYSSTCENGPGSPSGHAMVTAAVWYVVASSLHSYLYRRNCSIPWTYAPYVLYGTLLAVVCISRVFVLAHFPHQVFTGSIAGLLLGIYLLRRVPERRPLQFFMALTSSLMIGTLALNAALRTMGVDLSWSMALAKKWCKHSEWVRPDVATLTSLSRDCGALLGMGLAQHWKPGGWQLARGPQALSLVLSYIALYFVCSAPLPLRSPVLYYTLFSVKFTLVPLIVVMVPGLVHLMMRKIKRN
- the g6pc3 gene encoding glucose-6-phosphatase 3 isoform X2; amino-acid sequence: MGHIHQTLRHAFELGAVPHRFSQSKSVAVILKHSVLFGERPFWWIPESHIFANKLPKLEQYSSTCENGPGSPSGHAMVTAAVWYVVASSLHSYLYRRNCSIPWTYAPYVLYGTLLAVVCISRVFVLAHFPHQVFTGSIAGLLLGIYLLRRVPERRPLQFFMALTSSLMIGTLALNAALRTMGVDLSWSMALAKKWCKHSEWVRPDVATLTSLSRDCGALLGMGLAQHWKPGGWQLARGPQALSLVLSYIALYFVCSAPLPLRSPVLYYTLFSVKFTLVPLIVVMVPGLVHLMMRKIKRN